In Synechocystis sp. PCC 6714, the following are encoded in one genomic region:
- a CDS encoding efflux RND transporter periplasmic adaptor subunit codes for MQNRAIAQGWAISLVLGVLVLSPKATLAHAGHGDEFHQSESAQSAQGIALDGDTIRRLDIQVEPLQPRYLDTGVRTTGQIETLPQQRVEVTTPVGGKLLQLLVNPGETVKAGQAVAIMTSAELAELRTTAQDRRSLAIAAVEQAQADLQLAQENYRQQQRLVNSEIEEARIAKAFAQERYNRDQELEANGALPRRQLLESEVALATANADLVKVQSRLPVSEAQAQIKRAQTALNVAQKQVKLSEETYQTRLQQLGTNARPDGTIVITAPIAGIVIDPASTPEHEIKVGESREDAGEAIFTIINSQQVQVSASIYEKDLNKIRQGQAIRGWVSSSPQQTFTGRINQIGSVVEGENRIVSVKATLDNPDGQLKPGLFVELEVLTDRTSTPVLAVPQSAIVKTNDQQNLVFVQNGNIFEPVSVTLGQVSGDWVEIKEGLFAGDLVVNQRASQLYAQSLRAKPPEETEETEELLETTESTLALPTSSGWLLPLVGTVVAAGLFWAGSLWGKRQRSQALSEQTLTPNQDEPSIQAEKVLVETSSHQDFS; via the coding sequence ATGCAAAATCGAGCGATTGCCCAGGGCTGGGCTATCTCCCTGGTATTGGGAGTGCTGGTATTGTCTCCCAAGGCAACCCTGGCGCATGCGGGCCATGGCGATGAATTTCACCAAAGTGAATCAGCTCAATCTGCCCAGGGCATTGCCCTTGATGGGGACACCATTCGTCGTTTGGATATTCAAGTAGAACCTTTACAACCTCGTTATCTAGATACCGGCGTTAGAACAACGGGCCAGATTGAAACCCTGCCGCAACAACGGGTTGAGGTCACAACCCCCGTGGGAGGAAAATTACTCCAACTATTAGTTAATCCAGGGGAAACTGTTAAGGCGGGTCAAGCCGTCGCCATTATGACCAGTGCCGAATTAGCTGAACTCCGCACCACTGCCCAAGACCGTCGTAGCTTGGCGATCGCCGCTGTGGAACAAGCCCAAGCAGACCTACAACTAGCCCAGGAAAATTATCGGCAACAACAACGGTTAGTTAACAGTGAAATCGAAGAAGCCCGCATTGCCAAAGCTTTTGCCCAGGAGCGTTACAACCGTGACCAAGAACTCGAAGCCAATGGGGCCTTACCCCGTCGTCAGCTTTTGGAGTCGGAAGTTGCCTTAGCCACAGCCAATGCTGATTTAGTCAAAGTCCAAAGCCGTTTACCCGTAAGTGAAGCCCAAGCCCAAATTAAGCGGGCCCAAACCGCCTTGAATGTTGCCCAAAAACAGGTCAAATTAAGTGAAGAAACCTATCAGACCCGTTTGCAACAACTGGGAACCAATGCCCGCCCCGACGGCACTATTGTCATTACAGCCCCCATTGCTGGCATAGTCATTGACCCAGCCAGTACCCCAGAGCATGAAATCAAGGTCGGAGAATCCCGAGAAGATGCAGGGGAAGCTATTTTTACCATTATCAATAGTCAGCAAGTTCAAGTTTCAGCCAGTATTTACGAAAAGGATCTGAACAAAATTCGCCAGGGCCAAGCAATTCGGGGCTGGGTTAGCAGTTCCCCCCAACAAACCTTTACGGGACGGATTAATCAAATCGGCTCCGTGGTGGAAGGGGAAAATCGTATCGTTTCTGTGAAAGCAACATTGGATAATCCCGATGGTCAATTGAAACCCGGTCTATTTGTGGAATTGGAAGTGCTAACCGACCGTACCTCTACCCCGGTGTTAGCGGTACCGCAATCGGCCATTGTCAAAACCAACGATCAACAAAATCTGGTTTTTGTGCAGAATGGCAATATTTTTGAACCTGTTTCTGTGACCCTAGGACAAGTTTCTGGGGACTGGGTAGAAATAAAAGAAGGCTTATTTGCAGGGGATTTAGTAGTTAACCAACGGGCCAGTCAACTTTATGCCCAGTCCCTACGAGCAAAACCCCCTGAAGAGACGGAAGAGACCGAAGAATTATTGGAAACAACAGAATCTACCTTGGCTCTGCCCACATCATCAGGGTGGCTTTTACCTCTGGTGGGAACTGTAGTTGCCGCTGGACTATTTTGGGCCGGTAGTCTCTGGGGGAAACGACAACGAAGCCAAGCATTATCAGAGCAGACTTTGACCCCAAACCAGGATGAGCCATCTATACAAGCTGAAAAGGTGCTAGTTGAAACTTCCTCCCACCAAGACTTTTCTTAA
- a CDS encoding NADP-dependent isocitrate dehydrogenase, which translates to MYEKLQPPTVGSKITFSEGKPVVPNDPIIPYIRGDGTGVDIWPATELVINGAIAKAYGGERKINWFKVYAGDEACELYGTYQYLPEDTLTAIKEYGVAIKGPLTTPVGGGIRSLNVALRQIFDLYTCVRPCRYYPGTPSPHKTPEKLDIIVYRENTEDIYLGIEWAEGTEGAKRLIAYLNDELIPATPALGKKQIRLDSGIGIKPISKTGSQRLVRRAILHALRLPKEKQMVTLVHKGNIMKFTEGAFRDWGYELATTEFRAECVTERESWILGNKESSPDLTIEANARMIDPGYDTLTEEKQAVIKQEVEQVLNSIWESHGNGQWKEKVMVNDRIADSIFQQIQTRPDEYSILATMNLNGDYLSDAAAAVVGGLGMGPGANIGDSAAIFEATHGTAPKHAGLDRINPGSVILSGVMMLEFMGWQEAADLIKKGIGAAIANREVTYDLARLMEPKVDKPLKCSEFAQAIVNHFDD; encoded by the coding sequence ATGTACGAAAAACTTCAGCCCCCCACTGTTGGGTCAAAAATCACCTTTTCCGAAGGTAAGCCTGTTGTGCCCAACGATCCCATTATTCCCTACATCCGGGGGGACGGCACCGGGGTTGATATTTGGCCCGCCACCGAATTAGTCATCAATGGGGCGATCGCCAAGGCCTATGGCGGCGAGAGGAAAATCAACTGGTTTAAAGTTTATGCTGGGGACGAAGCCTGTGAACTGTATGGCACCTATCAGTATTTACCAGAAGATACCCTAACGGCAATTAAGGAGTATGGGGTAGCCATTAAAGGGCCTTTAACAACCCCAGTCGGCGGTGGCATCCGTTCTTTGAACGTGGCCCTGAGACAAATTTTTGATCTTTACACCTGTGTGCGGCCCTGTCGTTACTATCCCGGCACCCCCTCCCCCCATAAAACCCCGGAAAAATTGGACATTATTGTTTATCGGGAAAATACGGAGGATATTTACCTAGGCATTGAATGGGCGGAAGGTACGGAGGGGGCGAAAAGGTTAATAGCCTATCTCAACGATGAACTAATTCCCGCTACCCCAGCTTTGGGTAAAAAACAAATTCGCCTCGATTCCGGCATTGGCATTAAACCAATCAGTAAAACTGGCTCCCAACGTTTAGTGCGCCGGGCCATTCTCCATGCTCTGCGCTTACCGAAGGAAAAACAGATGGTGACGTTGGTCCATAAGGGCAACATTATGAAGTTCACCGAAGGGGCTTTCCGGGATTGGGGTTACGAATTGGCTACGACGGAGTTTCGGGCGGAATGCGTCACGGAAAGGGAATCTTGGATTTTGGGCAATAAAGAAAGTAGTCCCGATCTGACCATTGAAGCCAATGCCCGCATGATTGACCCCGGTTATGACACCTTGACCGAGGAAAAACAAGCGGTAATTAAACAAGAGGTGGAGCAGGTTTTAAATTCCATTTGGGAATCCCATGGTAACGGTCAATGGAAGGAAAAAGTAATGGTCAATGACCGCATTGCCGATAGTATTTTCCAACAAATTCAAACCCGCCCCGATGAGTATTCCATCCTGGCAACCATGAATTTGAATGGGGACTATCTTTCCGATGCGGCCGCCGCTGTGGTCGGGGGGTTAGGCATGGGCCCCGGAGCTAACATTGGTGATAGTGCAGCCATTTTTGAAGCCACCCACGGCACTGCCCCCAAACACGCTGGTTTAGACCGAATTAATCCTGGTTCCGTAATTCTTTCCGGGGTGATGATGCTGGAATTTATGGGCTGGCAGGAGGCCGCTGACCTGATTAAAAAAGGTATTGGGGCGGCGATCGCCAATCGGGAAGTTACCTACGATTTGGCCCGGCTAATGGAACCCAAGGTGGATAAACCCCTAAAATGTTCCGAATTTGCCCAGGCAATTGTCAATCATTTCGATGATTAA
- a CDS encoding MFS transporter — translation MSKPEPDRVGVSHWEEANRTLRMQQHDRLFLLLAMAAGLIFLQGYMIAPLIPRLAEIFDVSAQEIGFIVPAYMLSYALAALFYGILSDRFGRWPVIQISMVAIAAIPLFGHEKPKTANSLS, via the coding sequence ATGTCTAAGCCTGAACCTGACAGAGTCGGTGTTTCCCACTGGGAGGAAGCCAATCGTACCCTAAGAATGCAACAGCACGATCGCCTATTTCTATTGTTGGCCATGGCCGCAGGGCTAATCTTTCTCCAGGGATATATGATTGCGCCTTTAATTCCCCGTTTGGCAGAAATTTTCGACGTGTCTGCCCAGGAAATCGGTTTCATTGTTCCCGCCTATATGTTGTCCTATGCTCTGGCTGCGTTGTTCTACGGCATTTTGTCCGATCGCTTTGGTCGCTGGCCCGTAATTCAAATATCAATGGTGGCGATCGCCGCTATCCCTCTTTTTGGGCATGAAAAGCCTAAAACGGCAAATTCACTTTCCTGA
- a CDS encoding cupin domain-containing protein, whose product MNSTKLVNNSKIKPLVTMKFISGFFALATVIVCQPAVFAFEPAEAIKVKTILKTETSWDGQPLVYPEGQAEITGMMIEIAPGAETGWHSHPVPSFGILLEGELEVTLADGQKKLIKTGEAIAEVVNTVHNGRNVGQGPVKILVFYAGATDVPITVKEQAR is encoded by the coding sequence ATGAATAGCACAAAATTGGTTAATAACAGCAAAATTAAACCCTTAGTAACGATGAAATTTATTTCCGGCTTCTTTGCCCTAGCCACAGTTATCGTTTGTCAGCCCGCCGTTTTTGCTTTTGAGCCAGCGGAGGCAATTAAAGTCAAAACTATTCTTAAAACTGAAACAAGTTGGGACGGTCAACCTTTGGTTTACCCGGAAGGGCAAGCGGAAATCACGGGCATGATGATCGAAATTGCTCCCGGTGCGGAAACGGGTTGGCATTCCCATCCAGTACCCTCCTTTGGCATTTTGCTGGAAGGGGAATTGGAAGTTACCCTGGCTGATGGCCAAAAAAAGCTAATTAAAACCGGGGAAGCCATCGCAGAGGTAGTTAATACGGTGCACAATGGCCGCAACGTGGGGCAAGGCCCCGTTAAAATTCTGGTGTTCTATGCTGGAGCAACCGACGTCCCTATCACCGTGAAGGAACAGGCTCGGTGA
- the ftsY gene encoding signal recognition particle-docking protein FtsY, with product MFNWFRRQFGKDNTAPESAPPEGAEVSPELASEVIQEESEPPSEEDSPEKELGTPISEASEEPNKVTANPEDYLQWAKAAYQNIQARKAETVSPPESPTEIMVEAEKEETAEVTSVSPESDQLSATPTKEDLPTAATEATTGPAWLQKSDRLEVLKETAVEEATVAGTLTAESMAMDDDFIWSAKVLAAQGRSAADVSAEEIDWLRKLRQGLSKTRVNLVNQLKSIVGQGPLNEAAVEEIEAILLQADVGVEATDYIITTLQEKLREEALPPEQAIEFLKEILRSILDRPLLSLPNPEFAPEAEGLNIWLLTGVNGAGKTTTIGKLAFMAKQSGYECVIAAADTFRAAAVEQVKVWGERSGVPVIANPGQNTDPAAVVYDGISAAQSRNVNLLLVDTAGRLQNKKNLMDELAKIRRIIDKKAPNATVESLLVLDATLGQNGLRQAEVFAEAAKLSGVVLTKLDGSAKGGVALAVAQQLNLPIRFIGAGEGIEDLRPFSSYEFVEALLNG from the coding sequence ATGTTTAATTGGTTCCGTCGTCAGTTTGGCAAAGATAACACTGCCCCCGAGTCTGCTCCCCCAGAAGGGGCGGAGGTTAGTCCTGAATTGGCATCGGAGGTAATCCAGGAAGAATCTGAACCTCCTAGCGAAGAAGATTCCCCGGAAAAGGAATTAGGTACTCCAATCTCAGAGGCCTCAGAGGAACCAAACAAAGTAACGGCGAACCCAGAGGATTATCTCCAATGGGCTAAAGCAGCGTACCAAAATATTCAGGCTCGTAAAGCGGAAACTGTCAGCCCTCCGGAATCTCCTACAGAGATAATGGTTGAGGCAGAAAAAGAAGAAACAGCAGAAGTAACATCTGTTTCCCCAGAATCCGACCAACTATCGGCAACGCCAACAAAGGAAGATCTCCCCACGGCTGCAACGGAGGCAACAACAGGTCCCGCTTGGCTGCAAAAATCCGATCGCCTAGAGGTATTAAAAGAAACGGCGGTGGAAGAAGCCACAGTGGCCGGAACCCTGACTGCTGAATCCATGGCCATGGATGATGATTTCATCTGGTCAGCGAAAGTTCTGGCAGCCCAAGGGCGATCGGCGGCGGACGTGTCAGCGGAAGAAATTGATTGGCTGAGGAAACTACGCCAGGGGTTGAGCAAAACCAGAGTTAACCTAGTTAACCAACTCAAATCCATTGTCGGCCAGGGACCCCTCAACGAGGCGGCCGTGGAGGAAATTGAAGCGATTCTGCTCCAGGCCGATGTAGGTGTTGAAGCCACCGATTACATTATCACCACCCTGCAGGAAAAGTTAAGGGAAGAAGCCCTACCCCCGGAACAAGCCATTGAATTTCTGAAAGAAATTTTACGTTCTATCCTCGATCGCCCTTTGTTATCCCTGCCCAATCCTGAGTTTGCCCCGGAAGCGGAAGGGTTGAATATCTGGCTATTGACGGGGGTTAATGGAGCCGGCAAAACCACCACCATCGGTAAATTAGCCTTTATGGCCAAGCAATCGGGCTATGAATGTGTGATTGCGGCGGCGGATACTTTTCGAGCAGCGGCGGTGGAACAGGTAAAAGTGTGGGGGGAAAGAAGTGGCGTTCCCGTCATTGCTAATCCTGGGCAAAACACTGACCCGGCGGCGGTGGTCTATGACGGCATTAGCGCAGCCCAATCCCGCAATGTTAATTTGCTTTTAGTGGATACGGCGGGACGGTTACAAAATAAGAAAAATTTGATGGATGAGCTGGCTAAAATCCGCCGCATTATTGATAAAAAAGCCCCCAACGCGACAGTGGAATCCCTGCTTGTGTTGGATGCCACCCTGGGGCAAAACGGTTTACGCCAAGCGGAAGTATTTGCGGAGGCCGCTAAATTGAGTGGGGTGGTGCTGACTAAATTGGATGGCAGTGCCAAGGGGGGGGTGGCCCTGGCGGTGGCCCAGCAGTTAAATTTGCCCATTCGTTTTATCGGTGCCGGGGAAGGCATTGAAGATTTGCGCCCCTTCTCTAGCTACGAATTTGTAGAAGCTCTATTAAACGGTTAA
- a CDS encoding lysophospholipid acyltransferase family protein, translating to MPFFTANPSLDGWSLTGRDPQTIKQLMPFWEWFYKYYFRVKTSGWENLPQEQVLIVGSHNGGLSSPDMVMMIYDWFRHQGLQRPVYGLMHPTVWKMSRPLAELAVKVGAVQAHPKMAIAALQSGASVLVYPGGAQDVFRPFGQRHQVYFAGRKGFIKLALRQGIPIVPAIAVGSHETLFVMGDCYDQVKYLHDLGMPWLLDVDPVVFPIYLGLPWGLALGPLPHLPLPLTMHTRICPPIYFERYGNDAAKDKDYIDECYQLIITTMQRELDALAETADILPW from the coding sequence TTGCCGTTTTTTACTGCCAACCCGAGCCTCGACGGTTGGTCCTTGACGGGGCGGGATCCCCAAACCATCAAACAACTAATGCCCTTTTGGGAGTGGTTTTACAAATACTACTTCCGGGTGAAAACCAGTGGCTGGGAAAATTTACCGCAGGAACAGGTTTTGATTGTCGGTTCCCATAACGGCGGCCTTTCTTCCCCGGATATGGTGATGATGATTTACGATTGGTTTCGCCATCAGGGTTTGCAGCGACCGGTTTATGGTTTAATGCATCCCACAGTTTGGAAAATGAGCCGTCCCCTAGCGGAGTTGGCCGTTAAAGTCGGGGCTGTGCAGGCCCATCCCAAAATGGCGATCGCCGCTTTGCAATCCGGAGCCAGCGTGTTGGTCTATCCCGGTGGTGCCCAGGATGTATTTCGCCCCTTTGGGCAAAGACATCAGGTTTATTTTGCCGGCCGTAAAGGTTTTATCAAACTTGCCCTACGACAGGGTATTCCTATTGTGCCGGCGATCGCCGTCGGTTCCCACGAAACTCTTTTTGTAATGGGGGATTGCTACGACCAGGTCAAATATCTCCATGATCTTGGCATGCCCTGGTTGCTGGACGTTGATCCGGTGGTATTTCCCATTTATTTAGGTTTACCCTGGGGGCTGGCTTTGGGCCCCCTTCCCCATCTGCCCTTGCCGTTAACCATGCACACCCGCATTTGTCCGCCGATTTATTTTGAGCGCTATGGTAATGATGCGGCTAAGGACAAAGATTATATAGATGAATGCTATCAGTTGATAATCACAACAATGCAAAGGGAACTAGATGCCCTAGCGGAAACCGCTGATATTTTGCCTTGGTAA
- the pstB gene encoding phosphate ABC transporter ATP-binding protein PstB: MANLHIPMANPIEEGLPPALKVDGLGFHYGSKKVLEGVTMAIPTGKVTAMIGPSGCGKSTLLKALNRIAELEGRVQVTGKIEFFGQDIYDQRVNINSLRREIGMVFQRPNPFPTSVYENIVYGVKLCGRASRGELDEIVERSLTRAVLWDEVKDSLKKSALGLSGGQQQRLCIARALAVNPKVLLMDEPCSALDPISTLKIEELIKSLRENVTITIVTHNMQQALRVSDYTAFFNTDESRIGQLVEFDTTQNIFSSPQEVQTRDYVAGRFG, encoded by the coding sequence ATGGCTAATTTACATATTCCCATGGCAAATCCCATCGAAGAAGGTTTACCGCCAGCGCTGAAAGTTGATGGTTTGGGATTCCATTACGGTAGCAAAAAAGTGTTGGAGGGGGTCACCATGGCCATTCCCACAGGTAAAGTTACCGCCATGATTGGCCCTTCTGGCTGTGGCAAATCAACTTTACTCAAAGCCCTCAATCGCATTGCCGAATTGGAAGGACGGGTGCAAGTGACTGGGAAAATAGAATTTTTTGGGCAAGATATTTACGATCAAAGGGTAAATATCAACAGCCTGCGTCGGGAAATTGGCATGGTTTTTCAGCGGCCTAACCCTTTTCCCACCAGTGTTTACGAAAATATTGTCTATGGGGTCAAACTCTGTGGCCGTGCCAGTCGTGGAGAACTAGACGAAATAGTGGAACGTTCCCTCACTAGGGCGGTGCTATGGGATGAAGTTAAAGATAGTTTGAAAAAATCCGCTTTGGGCCTATCGGGGGGTCAGCAACAACGACTATGTATTGCCCGGGCATTGGCGGTTAATCCCAAAGTTTTATTAATGGATGAACCCTGTTCTGCTCTCGATCCCATTTCTACGCTGAAAATTGAGGAATTGATTAAAAGTCTGCGGGAAAATGTGACCATCACCATCGTCACCCACAATATGCAACAGGCCCTGAGGGTGTCCGATTACACTGCGTTTTTCAATACCGATGAAAGTCGCATTGGTCAGTTAGTGGAATTCGACACAACGCAAAATATTTTTTCCAGTCCCCAGGAAGTGCAAACTAGGGATTATGTGGCCGGTCGCTTTGGCTAA
- the pstA gene encoding phosphate ABC transporter permease PstA, with product MQPPSNLKSPLSLFRNGFTWVMGGLAFTLTILALLPLLAILAAIIKRGLPTLSWEVFIHLPAPVGMEGEPNGFANAIVGTLTMVGLGALFSIPLGVMTGVFLAEFAAGSAIANGVRFTTVILSSVPSVIVGVFAYGVLVITTKQFSAYAGGLALGVIMTPIIALTTEEALKLVPVHYRLGSAALGASKWETTVKTVIPCAIPAITTGVLLAVARAAGETAPLMFTALFSQFWQEGLMAPTPSLPVLIYNYASSPFEEQNAIAWTASLVLLMLVLAINLLSRLLIRRNV from the coding sequence ATGCAACCCCCTAGCAATCTAAAATCGCCCCTTTCACTTTTTCGCAATGGTTTTACCTGGGTGATGGGCGGTTTGGCTTTTACCCTGACCATTCTGGCCCTTTTGCCTTTGCTAGCTATTCTGGCCGCCATTATTAAACGGGGTCTGCCCACCCTTTCCTGGGAAGTGTTTATCCATCTACCGGCCCCGGTGGGGATGGAGGGAGAACCCAACGGTTTTGCCAATGCCATTGTGGGAACCCTGACCATGGTGGGTTTAGGCGCTTTATTCAGTATTCCCCTGGGAGTGATGACCGGAGTATTTTTGGCAGAATTTGCGGCCGGTTCGGCGATCGCCAATGGAGTGCGGTTTACCACCGTTATCCTGAGCAGTGTGCCCTCGGTGATTGTGGGGGTATTTGCCTATGGGGTATTGGTCATCACCACTAAACAATTTTCTGCCTATGCCGGAGGTCTGGCTTTGGGGGTAATTATGACGCCGATTATTGCCTTAACCACAGAGGAGGCATTGAAATTGGTCCCGGTTCATTATCGTCTAGGTTCCGCCGCCCTGGGGGCCAGTAAGTGGGAAACCACTGTTAAAACTGTTATTCCCTGTGCCATCCCCGCCATTACCACCGGGGTATTGTTGGCCGTAGCGAGGGCCGCCGGGGAAACTGCGCCCTTAATGTTTACAGCTTTGTTTAGTCAGTTTTGGCAGGAAGGATTGATGGCGCCGACACCATCCCTGCCCGTACTAATTTATAACTATGCCAGTTCCCCTTTTGAAGAGCAGAATGCCATCGCTTGGACTGCTTCCCTAGTATTGCTCATGCTGGTTTTGGCCATTAATTTGCTTTCGCGCTTGCTCATTCGTCGGAATGTCTAG
- the pstC gene encoding phosphate ABC transporter permease subunit PstC gives MVEGFSHRSEFTLAQGGDITQGNSLTTGLDWGFKQLTRLCSLGVVIILGWIAWVVFADARPAIAKFGWEFVINQEWDSGEQVFGGLPYILGSVVSSLIGLVFALPLGLAVAIMTSENLLPSVVRVPIAFLVELIASIPSVIVGLWGIFVFIPVLMPFQVALFEYFGWLPIFGTEPFGPSMLVAGLVLAVMIIPTIASISRDILLSVPPSLRSASMALGATRWETICLIILPSASSGIIGATILALGRALGETMAVTMVIGNSNIISASLLAPGYTIPSVLANQFAEAVDELHIGALMYLALILFVITLGINSLAVLMVETIRRQGESN, from the coding sequence ATGGTGGAAGGTTTTTCGCATCGTTCAGAATTTACCCTGGCTCAGGGAGGGGATATTACCCAAGGAAATTCCCTCACTACTGGTTTGGACTGGGGCTTTAAACAGTTGACCCGTCTCTGTTCCCTGGGAGTGGTGATAATTCTCGGCTGGATTGCCTGGGTGGTCTTTGCCGATGCCCGACCGGCGATCGCCAAATTTGGTTGGGAATTTGTCATTAACCAAGAGTGGGACAGTGGCGAGCAAGTGTTTGGGGGCTTACCCTACATTTTGGGTTCGGTGGTGAGTTCCCTCATTGGCCTGGTGTTTGCTCTGCCATTGGGGCTAGCGGTGGCGATTATGACCAGTGAAAATCTTCTGCCATCTGTAGTACGGGTTCCCATTGCTTTTTTAGTGGAACTAATTGCTTCGATTCCCAGTGTGATTGTGGGACTGTGGGGAATTTTTGTCTTTATTCCCGTGCTTATGCCTTTCCAGGTGGCACTGTTTGAATATTTTGGCTGGCTACCTATTTTTGGCACGGAACCCTTTGGCCCCAGCATGCTTGTGGCCGGGCTGGTGCTGGCGGTGATGATTATTCCCACCATCGCTTCCATCAGCCGAGATATCTTGCTTTCTGTGCCCCCAAGCCTCCGTAGTGCTTCCATGGCCCTGGGGGCAACCCGTTGGGAAACCATTTGTTTGATTATTTTACCGTCGGCTAGCTCTGGCATTATTGGTGCCACTATTCTGGCCCTGGGTAGGGCCCTCGGAGAAACAATGGCAGTAACTATGGTCATCGGTAACTCTAACATCATCTCTGCTTCCCTCTTGGCACCGGGATATACCATCCCCTCTGTGCTAGCCAATCAATTTGCTGAGGCGGTGGATGAACTGCACATCGGCGCTTTGATGTATTTAGCGTTGATCCTGTTTGTTATCACCCTGGGCATTAATAGTCTGGCGGTGTTGATGGTGGAAACCATTCGTCGCCAAGGGGAGAGCAATTAA
- the pstS gene encoding phosphate ABC transporter substrate-binding protein PstS, with protein sequence MLSSLQKVATFSVVSVIVGFGGIGQAIAGTLNGAGASFPAPLYQRYFAEYKKATGNTVNYNSVGSGAGIRQFIGETVDFGATDAVPTSAQRQQMKRGVVMVPTAGGAVAVVYNLPGKKVQLSRVALGKIFTGELKTWNQVDSKLPKTPIRVVVRADGSGTTDIFTSHLSAISSTFRSKIGASQDPNWGFQVLKGPKNDGVAATVKQTSGAIGYVQDTFARRNEGPNLQTAKIQNKAGQYVEPSLAEANKAISGAKFDANFVAEINDPASGYPIVGLTWLLVYQNNKNATVAKDIKALVRWILTTGQNHNTQLEYTKIPPAVAQRVIAAVDKVK encoded by the coding sequence ATGCTTAGTTCACTTCAAAAAGTTGCTACTTTCTCCGTAGTCAGCGTTATCGTCGGTTTTGGTGGCATTGGTCAGGCCATTGCCGGTACCCTCAATGGGGCAGGAGCTAGTTTTCCGGCTCCACTCTACCAACGCTATTTTGCTGAGTATAAAAAAGCCACCGGCAATACTGTTAATTACAACTCCGTCGGTAGTGGCGCTGGTATCCGCCAATTCATTGGTGAAACAGTAGATTTTGGTGCCACCGATGCAGTACCAACTTCTGCCCAGCGTCAGCAGATGAAACGGGGAGTGGTCATGGTTCCCACCGCCGGGGGCGCAGTGGCGGTAGTTTACAATTTACCAGGCAAAAAAGTACAACTTTCCCGAGTGGCCCTGGGCAAAATTTTCACTGGAGAACTAAAAACTTGGAACCAAGTAGATTCTAAACTGCCCAAAACTCCCATTCGGGTTGTGGTGCGGGCTGACGGTAGTGGTACCACGGATATTTTCACAAGTCATCTCAGCGCCATCAGTAGCACCTTTAGAAGCAAAATTGGCGCTAGCCAAGATCCCAACTGGGGTTTTCAAGTACTCAAAGGGCCCAAAAATGACGGGGTAGCGGCCACGGTTAAGCAAACTTCCGGGGCGATCGGTTATGTACAGGACACCTTTGCCCGTCGCAATGAAGGCCCCAATCTCCAGACGGCCAAAATTCAAAACAAAGCGGGCCAATATGTGGAGCCCAGCTTGGCGGAGGCCAACAAAGCCATTAGTGGAGCTAAGTTTGACGCTAACTTTGTCGCTGAAATTAATGATCCCGCTTCCGGTTATCCTATTGTTGGTTTGACTTGGTTGCTGGTGTATCAAAACAATAAAAATGCCACCGTTGCTAAAGATATCAAAGCTTTAGTACGCTGGATTTTGACCACTGGCCAAAACCATAACACCCAGTTGGAATATACCAAAATCCCTCCGGCGGTGGCCCAACGGGTAATTGCGGCGGTTGATAAGGTCAAATAA